In Pelosinus sp. UFO1, one genomic interval encodes:
- a CDS encoding MarR family winged helix-turn-helix transcriptional regulator produces the protein MDVNDNVIADIRYFNRFYTNILGVLDRTVLDTGYSLTEARVIIEIGMMGQCIASNLVDILEIDRSYLSRIIAKLGKDGLLIKEDSTVDNRTSLISLTSKGTELYKQLNEKSDEQIMRLLQGLSQKEIKEIHASMLLIQKKLERIKR, from the coding sequence ATGGACGTAAATGATAATGTCATAGCAGATATAAGGTATTTCAATAGATTTTATACTAATATACTTGGTGTGTTAGATAGGACTGTGTTGGATACCGGATATTCTTTAACAGAGGCACGGGTCATTATAGAAATCGGTATGATGGGGCAGTGTATAGCAAGCAATTTGGTCGATATCTTGGAAATTGATCGCAGCTACTTGAGTAGAATAATTGCTAAGCTCGGCAAAGATGGACTTCTCATAAAGGAAGATTCTACCGTAGATAACAGAACAAGTTTGATTAGTTTGACCTCAAAAGGGACTGAACTATATAAGCAACTGAATGAAAAATCTGATGAACAAATAATGAGATTATTGCAAGGTTTATCACAGAAAGAAATTAAGGAAATACATGCTTCGATGTTGTTAATTCAGAAGAAATTGGAGAGGATTAAAAGATGA